The genomic interval GTAGTCGGCGATGCCTTTGACCAGCGCATGCTCCAGCCGCTTGGCGACGGGTTGCTCCCGCCAGGCCAGATCCTCTTCCTTCTTTTTGCCGCCCTGGCCCTTGTAGCTCTCGGCCAGGTCCAGCAGCCGTTCGGTGGCGTCCTCCCGGCGGGCCAGCACCACGTCCTCGACGTGCTCCCGCAGCTCCGGATCGATGTCGTCGTAGACCTCCAGCTGACCGGCGTTGACGATGGCCATGTCCAGGCCCGCGCGAATGGAGTGATACAGAAACACCGAGTGCATCGCCTCGCGCACCGCGTTGTTGCCCCGGAAGGAGAAGGACATGTTGGACAGCCCACCGCTCACCTTGGCGTGGGGCAGGTTTTCCTTGATCCAGCGGGTGGCCTCGATGAAATCCACCGCGTAGCGGTCATGCTCGGCGATGCCGGTGGCCACCGGGAAGATGTTGGGGTCGAAGATGATGTCTTCCGGTGGAAAGTCGATCTGCTCGGTGAGCAGCCGGTAGGCCCGCTCGCAGATCTGAATGCGACGCTCGTAGGTGTCCGCCTGGCCCTCTTCGTCAAAGGCCATGACCACCACCGCGGCCCCGTGCCGCTTGAGTTCCCGGCCCTGCTCCAGGAACGGGGCCTCGCCTTCCTTGAGGGAAATGGAATTGACGATGGACTTGCCCTGAATGCACTTCAGGCCCGCCACCATGGCCTCCCACTTGGAGGAGTCCACCATCACCGGCACCCGGGCGATGTCAGGCTCGGAGGCCACCAGTTTGAGGTAGCTTTCCATGGCCTCGACGGCATCCAGCATGCCTTCGTCCATGTTGACGTCGATAATCTGGCCGCCGCCTTCCACCTGGTCCCGGGCCACCTCCAGCGCGGTGTCGTAATCGCCTTCCATGATCAGCCGTTTGAAGCGGGCCGAGCCGGTGACGTTGGTGCGCTCACCGATGTTCACGAACAGCGAGTCGTCCCCGATGTTGCAGGGCTCAAGCCCGGACAGCCGCATGGCCCGCTCGGGGGTGGGGATCTGCCGGGGTGGCAGGCCGTCCACGACCTCGGCCAGCGCCTTGATGTGCTCCGGGGTGGTGCCACAGCAGCCGCCGACGATGTTGACGAAGCCGCTTTCGGCAAACTCCCGCATGATCTCGGCCATGAATTCGGCGGAGTGGTCGTATTCGCCGAACTCGTTGGGCAGGCCGGCATTGGGATAAATGGTGACCGGCGCATCCGCCACCCGGCTGATTTCCTTGACGAAGGGTCGCATCAGATCGGCGCCCAGGGCGCAGTTCAGCCCCACCGACACCGGATTGGCGTGGCGTACGGAGTTCCAGAATGCCTCGGTGGTCTGGCCCGACAGGGTCCGGCCGGAGGCGTCGGTGATGGTCCCGGAGATCATCACCGGCCAGCGCTCGCCCCAATCCTCGAACAGACACTCCAGCGCGTAGATGCAGGCGCGGGCGTTCAGGGTGTCGAAGATGGTCTCAATGAGCAGCAGGTCCGAGCCGCCCTCAATCAGCCCTTCAGCGGCTTCGCGGTAGGCCACCACCAGTTCGTCAAAGGTGACATTGCGCTTGCCGGGGTCGTTGACGTCCGGCGAGATGGAGGCGGTGCGGTTGGTGGGCCCCAGAGCTCCAGCCACCAGCCGGGGACGCGCCGGATCCTCGGTCTCGAAGGCGTCGCAGGCCGCGCGGGCGATCTTTGCCGCCTCGACGTTGATCTCCCGGGCCAGGTGCTCCAGGCCGTAGTCGGCCTGGGCGATGGTGGTGGCCGAAAAGGTGTTGGTCTCGATGATGTCTGAGCCGGCGGCCAGGTTGGCCCGGTGAATCTGATCGATGATATCCGGGCGGGTGAGCACCAGCAGGTCGTTGTTGCCATTCAGGGCCTTGTCATGGTCCGCGAAACGCTCGCCACGGAAATCCGGCTCCTCCAGTTCATAGCTCTGGATCATGGTGCCCATGCCGCAATCCAGCAGAAGGATGCGCTCCGCCATGGCTTGGTGCAGTCGCTGCAGGCGCTCGGCCATTTAGGTCTCTCCGAAACCGTTGGGGAAAAGCGTCCATTATACGGATTTGTCGGTCTGACCCCAGTGGTGGCGAAGCCCGCGGTGTATCCGCGACCCGCCGGGCGTACTACACTTCCAACAATGACGGGATTGATGCCGACGCTACCGTGACGTATTGCCTGGCCGCGCAGGTGGACGAGGGGCTGGTGTTCGCCTCGGACTCGCGAACCCATGCGGCGGTGGACGACATCAGCACTTACCGCAAGATGCATGTCTTCGAGTGGCCGGGGGAGCGCCTGCTGGTGATGCTGTCGGCGGGCAATCTGGCCACCACCCAGGCGGTGCTGCGCGCCCTGCAGCGGGACATCGACGAGGACGCGGCGGACAGTCTGGCCCGGTTGGACACCCTGGATGCGGCGGCGGGTTATCTGGGCGGGGTGAGCGTTGGCTGCCAGGAAGCCGCCGCCGTGGCCGCGGGCGAGCGCAGCCAGGTGGCGCTAGATGCCACTTTCATTCTCGGCGGCCAGATTGGCGATCAGGACCCGGCCATCCACCTGGTTTATCCCCAGGGCAACTTCATTACGGTGGCCGGTGAGCAGCCGTTCATTCAGATCGGGGAGACCAAGTACGGCAAGCCCATCCTCGATCGGATGATTCGGCCGTCACTGCCGCTTCATCGGGCCGGGCTCTGTGCACTGGTCTCCCTGGATTCCACCATGCGCAGCAACCTGTCGGTGGGTCCACCGGTGGATTTGCTGGTGGTCGCCCGGGGTCAGTTGAGCGCGGCGGGGCAGCGCCGCCTGGATGCCGAGGACCCCTACTGGCTGTCGCTGCGTCAGGCCTGGGGGGAAGGGCTGGACCGGGTGTTCGAGACCCTGCCGGAGTTGCCGGGGGACGGCATCAGCGAGTGAATCAGGGCCAGTTTCTCGGCCACGGTCTCGTTGAGGGTAAAGGGGTAGGGATCCTGCACTCCGACGCTTCGGGAGAGGGCGTTCAGCGCCTGGCTGAGTTCGTTCCAGCGGGATAGCTCGTCGCCCAGGTCCGGCCGCTCCGGCGCCGCCAGGATGCCGAAATCCCGGGCGGTCTCCAGCGCATCGGTGATGTGCAGGTAATGGGCCCAGGTTTCCGCCCAGTCTTCCCAGGGATGGGCGCTCGCGTAGGCGCTGATGTGGCGGCTCGCCCAGTCCGGGCAGGCGCCATGCTGATAATACTCATCCATGGCGGTGGCATAGTCGCGGCGCTCGTCCCCGAACCGCTGCCGAAACGCCTCAATCCGCGCCGGATCCGGCTCGATCAGGCGCATCCAGTAATAGTGGCCGCTCTCGTGTCGCAGATGACCCAGCAGGGTTCGATAGGTCTCGCCCAGCAGCACCCGCTGGGCTTCCCGATGGACATCATCCGCCTCGGCAATGTTGATGGTGATGCGGCCCCCCTGGTGGCCGGTGGTGATCTGCTCCACGCCGCTGGGAGTGGTCTGATCGGCGAGAAAGTCGATGACCAGGCCCCGATGGGGGTCCTGATGGCGATCCGCAATCGGCAGGCCCAGTCGCACCAGGTCGCAGAGCAGATAGCGCTTGGCGGACTCCAGGCGTTGCCAGTAGAGGCGATGCTGGGGACCATTAAGGTCGGGGATGACCGCGGTGAGCCGACAGGCGATGCACAGATCATTGGGATCGTCCGCGTCCACCAGCCAGTCACAGCCGGCGGCCTCGTGGTTGGCGCAGTGCCGGACCGCCGGTGAACCGGCGGCGGCCACGGCGCGCAGGGTGCTGCGTCGATCCGACTCCAGCGGAGTCAGCAGCCGCTGCCGGGGGAGAAAACCCAGCGGGCGGTCGCAGGTCAGGCAGCGGGTGTTGCCGAAAAAAAGCCGGTTGCCACAGGTGCAGGCATAGGTCAGCAAGTCAGAGGCTCCGGGAAGTAATGCCGGGCAATCAGCCCGTGGATGTCGGCCAGCTCGGTCTGCAGCTGATCGATGTAGTCGTGCAGGGCGCCAAGGGCCAGTCGATGGGGCTCGGCCTCGACATGACGGCGATCCAGTCGTTGTACCTCGGCCAGTACCGGCGCGGATCTTGGCAGTGCCAGCAGGGCATCCCCCATGTGTCGCAGGCAGAAGCGCACCGAGCGGGGGAAGGCGGGGTCCAGCATCAGAAAGCGGACCACCGAGCGCGGATCAAGACCCACCCCAAGGCTCTGACGGTACATGAGATAGCCGTCCAGGGCATGCAGGGTGTTCATCCAGCCGTCCGGCGAGCCGCCGTTATCGACCTCGCCGGTGGTGTGCTTATCCAGGATGCGGCTGGTCATGTCGGCGCGCTCCAGCAGCCGCGCCAGCAGGATGAAATGGTAGGGCGGCCCGTGGGAAAGGGTACCTTCGATGATGCCGTTAATGCGTTGGTTGGTGGCAATTAGGTGGCGCAGGAAGTCCAGTCGCCGGCGGCGCCGGGTGTTGGTACCGAAATCGTCCCGCATCACCCCGTGGAGCTCGTTGATGCCTTCCCAGACATCGGTGGGCAGCAGTTCGCGCACGGTTCGGGCGTTTTCCCGGGCGGCGCGCACGCAGGCGCGGATCGATCCGGGCTGATGGGCGTCATCGATCAGAAAGGCCATGACCGTGGATTCGTGGGCGGCCAGCTCCCGGCCGTCGAACAGCATGCCCGCGCCGAGGATGTCCACCGGCGCCCGCCAGTCCGCCGGGTGGCGGGCATCCAGCATCTGCTGGGTGGTGGCCTTGATCAGTCGGGCGGTGTTGTCCATGCGCTCCAGGTACCGGGACATCCAGTAGAGCTGTTCGCCCACCCGGGAGAGCATCATGGCCCACCTCCGGCATCCACCACCCAGGTGTCCTTGCTGCCACCGCCCTGGGAGGAGTTCACCACCAGCGAGCCCCGGGGCAGGGCCACCCGGCTCAGTCCCCCCATGGTGACGTGCTGTCGTCGGCCATGCAGTACGAAGGGCCGCAGATCCACGTGGCGGGGCTCGAAGCGGTCCTCAACCAGGGTCGGCACCGTGGACAGCCCCAGGGTGGGCTGGGCGATATAGTTGCGGGGGTCGCTGCGGATCAGCTTGGCGAACTGACGGCGCATTTCGTTGCTGGAGCGCGGCCCCACCAGCATGCCGTAGCCGCCGGACTCGTTGGCGGGCTTGACCACCATTTCGTCGAGATGATCCAGCACGTAATCGCATTCGTCGGGGTACAGGCAGCGCCAGGTGGGAACGTTGGCCAGGCGCGGCGACTCGCCGAGGTAATAGCGAATCAGCTCCGGCATGAAGGCATAGATGACCTTGTCGTCGGCGACGCCGGCCCCCGGGGCATTGGCGATGGCCACATTGCCAGCCCGCCAGGCCCGCATCAGCCCGGCCACGCCCAGGGTCGAGTCCGGCCGGAAGACCTCCGGATCCAGAAAATCGTCATCGATGCGCCGGTAGACCACGTCCACCCGGGCTGGCCCGGCGATGGTGCGCATGTAAAGGCAATCATCGCTGTCCACGAACAGGTCCCGCCCCTCCACCAGCTCGGCGCCCATCTGCTGGGCGAGATAGCTGTGCTCGAAGTAGGCGGAGTTGTAGATTCCCGGGGTCAGCACCACGATCTCCGGGCTGGCCACATCCGCCGGGGCCAGGCTGCCGAGGGTGTCCAGCAGCTGGCTGCAGTAGTCATCCACCGGCAGGATGGTCTGGTTGGCGAACAGCTCAGGGAAGATGCGTTTCATCACATGGCGGTTCTCCAGCATGTAGGAGACGCCGCTCGGCACCCGCAGATTGTCCTCGAGCACCCGCACGATGCCGTGCTCGTCCCGCACCAGATCGCTGCCGCAGATGTGTGCCCAGACGCCATAGGCGGGCCGAACGCCCCGGCAGGGCTCCCGGAAGTTGCGTGAGCCGGCCAGCAGCTCGGCGGGCAGGATGCCGTCGCGGACAGCGGCCTGTTCGCCGTAGAGGTCGTCGATGAAATGATTGAGGGCGGTGACCCGTTGGCAGAGTCCTTCGTGAATCTGCTGCCACTCACCGAGTTCGATAATCCGGGGCACCAGATCCAGGGGCCAGTGCCGGTCGATGTTCTGGCCTTCGCTGTAGACGGTGAAGGTGATGCCCATGGCGTCGATGGCCGCTTCCAGTGCCCGGCTTCGGTCGCTGATGGCGCCCCGGTCCATGCCCTGAAGCGTGTCATAGAGTGGCCGTGCCGCCGGTCGGGGAGTGACCGGACAGGACAGCATCTCGTCGTGGAACGGATGATTCTGATAGCCGTGGAAATGGCCTGGCATTTCACTCTCCCGGCAATGGTGACTGCACGGATCGTTGCAGGAAACGCGCCAGCGGGCTTGGTGATTGCCCCGGGGGCGGCGATAATGAGGCCGGTCGTCCCGGCCAGGAGGTCAATCATGGCTCACCGAGCCGTCCGGCTCCGTCACAGGGGTCCATCCGTGCCGCCCGGTGGCGGTCGTCAGCGCACTAAGATGGTGCGCCACTGGCGCGTGCTGTCCATTTTGGTGCTTGCGCTACTGGTTGCCGCCTGCGCCACGTCCCCCACCGGCCGTCAGCAGCTCCATCTGTTCCCCGAGGCGCAGATGCGCAGCATGGGCATTCAGGCTTATTCCCAGATTCGTGAGGAGGAGCCGGTGCTCAGCCGCAGCGAGCAGGTGGAGTATGTGCAGTGCGTCACCGATGCGCTCATCCCCCAGATTCCCGATGAATACCGGGATAAGGAGGAATGGGAGGTCACGGTGTTCGAGAGTGACCAGGTGAACGCCTTTGCCTTGCCCGGCGGCAAGATGGGCGTATATACCGGGCTGCTGGATGTTGCCGAAAATCAGGCCCAGCTGGCGACGGTGATCGGTCATGAAATGGGCCATGTGATGGCCCGTCACGCCAACGA from Spiribacter sp. 2438 carries:
- the metH gene encoding methionine synthase encodes the protein MAERLQRLHQAMAERILLLDCGMGTMIQSYELEEPDFRGERFADHDKALNGNNDLLVLTRPDIIDQIHRANLAAGSDIIETNTFSATTIAQADYGLEHLAREINVEAAKIARAACDAFETEDPARPRLVAGALGPTNRTASISPDVNDPGKRNVTFDELVVAYREAAEGLIEGGSDLLLIETIFDTLNARACIYALECLFEDWGERWPVMISGTITDASGRTLSGQTTEAFWNSVRHANPVSVGLNCALGADLMRPFVKEISRVADAPVTIYPNAGLPNEFGEYDHSAEFMAEIMREFAESGFVNIVGGCCGTTPEHIKALAEVVDGLPPRQIPTPERAMRLSGLEPCNIGDDSLFVNIGERTNVTGSARFKRLIMEGDYDTALEVARDQVEGGGQIIDVNMDEGMLDAVEAMESYLKLVASEPDIARVPVMVDSSKWEAMVAGLKCIQGKSIVNSISLKEGEAPFLEQGRELKRHGAAVVVMAFDEEGQADTYERRIQICERAYRLLTEQIDFPPEDIIFDPNIFPVATGIAEHDRYAVDFIEATRWIKENLPHAKVSGGLSNMSFSFRGNNAVREAMHSVFLYHSIRAGLDMAIVNAGQLEVYDDIDPELREHVEDVVLARREDATERLLDLAESYKGQGGKKKEEDLAWREQPVAKRLEHALVKGIADYTDEDVEEARQQFNRPIEVIEGPLMDGMNVVGDLFGEGKMFLPQVVKSARVMKKAVAYLLPYIEEEKAASGNTDDEPAGRILMATVKGDVHDIGKNIVGVVLQCNNFEVTDMGVMVPAEQILETAVEKNVDVIGLSGLITPSLDEMVNVAKEMQRRGMTTPLLIGGATTSRVHTAVKIDPNYDGDVIYVKDASRAVGVASNLVSETRYEPFVADLRTEYERVRTQHAGRQKRHKWLDIAAARDNRTPIEWAGWEPVRPNRPGIHVIEPALDELVDYIDWTPFFHAWELAGSYPKILDDEIVGEEARKLHADALEMLEQLVRERWLTARGVYGLFPANAVADDTELYTGEDRREVLMRLHHLRQQNEKPRGRPNQSLADFVAPRETGLADWMGAFAVTTGIGIDEPVARFEADHDDYNSIMVKALADRLAEAFAEMLHARVRQQDWGYHPDENLDNAALIDEQYRGIRPAPGYPACPDHTEKDRLWELLDVEKRIGLRLTESRAMYPTAAVSGWYFGHPDSRYFGLGRIYRDQVEDYAARKGMTVAEVERWLSPNLGYEPS
- a CDS encoding peptidase, with translation MTYCLAAQVDEGLVFASDSRTHAAVDDISTYRKMHVFEWPGERLLVMLSAGNLATTQAVLRALQRDIDEDAADSLARLDTLDAAAGYLGGVSVGCQEAAAVAAGERSQVALDATFILGGQIGDQDPAIHLVYPQGNFITVAGEQPFIQIGETKYGKPILDRMIRPSLPLHRAGLCALVSLDSTMRSNLSVGPPVDLLVVARGQLSAAGQRRLDAEDPYWLSLRQAWGEGLDRVFETLPELPGDGISE
- a CDS encoding putative zinc-binding metallopeptidase codes for the protein MLTYACTCGNRLFFGNTRCLTCDRPLGFLPRQRLLTPLESDRRSTLRAVAAAGSPAVRHCANHEAAGCDWLVDADDPNDLCIACRLTAVIPDLNGPQHRLYWQRLESAKRYLLCDLVRLGLPIADRHQDPHRGLVIDFLADQTTPSGVEQITTGHQGGRITINIAEADDVHREAQRVLLGETYRTLLGHLRHESGHYYWMRLIEPDPARIEAFRQRFGDERRDYATAMDEYYQHGACPDWASRHISAYASAHPWEDWAETWAHYLHITDALETARDFGILAAPERPDLGDELSRWNELSQALNALSRSVGVQDPYPFTLNETVAEKLALIHSLMPSPGNSGRVSNTRSSPSPQA
- a CDS encoding alpha-E domain-containing protein, which codes for MMLSRVGEQLYWMSRYLERMDNTARLIKATTQQMLDARHPADWRAPVDILGAGMLFDGRELAAHESTVMAFLIDDAHQPGSIRACVRAARENARTVRELLPTDVWEGINELHGVMRDDFGTNTRRRRRLDFLRHLIATNQRINGIIEGTLSHGPPYHFILLARLLERADMTSRILDKHTTGEVDNGGSPDGWMNTLHALDGYLMYRQSLGVGLDPRSVVRFLMLDPAFPRSVRFCLRHMGDALLALPRSAPVLAEVQRLDRRHVEAEPHRLALGALHDYIDQLQTELADIHGLIARHYFPEPLTC
- a CDS encoding circularly permuted type 2 ATP-grasp protein — protein: MPGHFHGYQNHPFHDEMLSCPVTPRPAARPLYDTLQGMDRGAISDRSRALEAAIDAMGITFTVYSEGQNIDRHWPLDLVPRIIELGEWQQIHEGLCQRVTALNHFIDDLYGEQAAVRDGILPAELLAGSRNFREPCRGVRPAYGVWAHICGSDLVRDEHGIVRVLEDNLRVPSGVSYMLENRHVMKRIFPELFANQTILPVDDYCSQLLDTLGSLAPADVASPEIVVLTPGIYNSAYFEHSYLAQQMGAELVEGRDLFVDSDDCLYMRTIAGPARVDVVYRRIDDDFLDPEVFRPDSTLGVAGLMRAWRAGNVAIANAPGAGVADDKVIYAFMPELIRYYLGESPRLANVPTWRCLYPDECDYVLDHLDEMVVKPANESGGYGMLVGPRSSNEMRRQFAKLIRSDPRNYIAQPTLGLSTVPTLVEDRFEPRHVDLRPFVLHGRRQHVTMGGLSRVALPRGSLVVNSSQGGGSKDTWVVDAGGGP
- a CDS encoding M48 family metallopeptidase, giving the protein MVRHWRVLSILVLALLVAACATSPTGRQQLHLFPEAQMRSMGIQAYSQIREEEPVLSRSEQVEYVQCVTDALIPQIPDEYRDKEEWEVTVFESDQVNAFALPGGKMGVYTGLLDVAENQAQLATVIGHEMGHVMARHANERMSTEFATVLGLGALQIAAGDDPRRREQLAILGVGAQVGIILPFSRSHESEADAIGLELMARSGFDPEESVKLWENMAEAGGAQPPEFLSTHPSRDTRIEDLRSRMPRALYYYEQAQDAGRIPDCDPAPAAN